DNA from Triticum aestivum cultivar Chinese Spring chromosome 7D, IWGSC CS RefSeq v2.1, whole genome shotgun sequence:
GTCGCTGCATGTGCATGACAATTCTTCCATCACTACTGCCAACCCTGGAAACATCCCTGGACTCATGAAGTCCGGTCAAGTGCTGAAACTTGGTTGGAATTGTCTCAAATGGTGTCGTGTGGAGCGATGTCCCAAGCTACACACAGTATTCGATGCTAACCACGTTTATTGCAATTTTGAAGAACTAGAGAGCATTTGGGCAGCTGATCTTCCAATGGCCCGCTGCATTTGGAGCGAAGGATCGGCCAGGTATTACTCGGCACGTGCTCATAGGTATGCGAAACTGCAGAGCATACACCTTCACTCCTGCCCGAGGCTCACATTTATCCTCCCACTGTCGTGGTTGGACACCTTGAGAAACTTGGAGACCATCCACATCGTCTTCTGTGGCGATCTGAAAGTGGTGTTCCCAGTGGAGCAGAAGCTCGACCTGAGCATTTCAACATACATACCTATGGCGTTCATAAGTGGTACACTGGAGTTCCCCAACCTGAAGCATGTGTACCTGCACGACCTCCACAAGCTGCAGCAGATATGCGAAGCCAAGATGTTTGCTCCCAAGCTCGAGACCATCAGGGTCAGGGGCTGCTGGGGTCTGAGGCGCCTCCCAGCCATCGGCCGAGACAACCACCCTGTCGTGGACTGCGAGAAGGATTGGTGGGACAAGCTGGAGTGGGACGGTCAGGAGGCCGGCCATCATCCTTCCCTCTTCAAGACGCACCACTCGTCTTATTACAAGATGCCCCTGGAGAGAATTTCCGTTCTCCGGTGAAACCGTCGCAACCCGTTTTAGGTACACATGCACAATGCTTTCTCCAGTGGTTTCTTGCTTAATACATGTACCATATCATAAAGTTAACATTTACTATATGGTAGAGTAATATGCACTTCAAAGAATACTCTGCATGTAGATCAAGTGCAGATGTACATCAACAAGTTAATTAATCATGCATGTATTGTGTTCAATTCCTATCATCCTCTCGGCTATGCATTCTACTCTCAACTATAATGCCCTATGCTATGTTGTCTAGATTTGGTGGTGCAAGATGATGTCATGCCTTGCTGCTCCTGACTGCTGCGTTGCCACAGCGGTTCAGGTGTTCATTTCCAAAGATTATGTTGGTGTGTTTTTCTGAAGAATAAATCGGTGTGATGTTGTGTTTTCCCAAGATCAGGAGTACATCTTCTTGATTTGTTTCCAACGAGATGGAGACGAACGTACCGTTTGTTTGTGTGTGGTTTGGTTTTGTTTGGCTTGTGGTCATGTTTGTGTTTGTAATAAGAAGGTTTTCATGTGGCTgtggtgtgtcaaccatgtaccgTCATAAAACCCCTATTGATTTGACGAGAGTGCTGTTTGCCAAAGACTACGCATGAAACAATGTTAAGTGTGTGCCCAAGTATCGGTGTGGTCTTACATGTATGCTTGCCTGGGAATGTATCGGTGTGCTCTTCTTACATGTATAATATATTACTCTCTCCGTTCCATAATTTTTGTCCTTGTTTTTGTCGCGAGTACAAAGTTTACATTACCTCCGTCTCAAAAAATTTGTCTTAAATTTTTCTAGATGCGGATGTATCTAACTTTAAAGCGTGACTAGATACATccttatctagacaaatctaagacaaaaaatTTAGGACGGATGGAGTATTTGGTTTGGTTATTCACCGTTAATTTGGCATCGGCCGGGAAGGATGGCGGCAGCGGTGGCCTGGACCAGCTGGCGGCGGCAGTGGGGAACCTAACCCTAGCTCTTATACCATGTTATGAAATGAGCTTCTATTCAACGGGGCTAATAGGCCAGCAGTACATATACTTGTGAGGGAAATAAGCAAAGAAGCCACTACACACAGCTCAACCCTGTTCTAACAATCTGAAGATCAAGATCTTGATCCTGGAAGAAGCATATGCCAGGATCCATGGATGGAATCCCCTAAGTAGACATCTTGAAGCTTGAAGGAAGATGATTGTGCACTAGATGGTGTGTTCTTGATGAGGATCAGTTTCATGCCTGTTGTCGCTGTTTTTCTGTGTTAAATAGATGTTGTTGGTTTCCTGGTTGTACGCTTTGCGATGATAGATGTTTTGCTCAAATGGTTGTGCAACTTGCGCACTGAGATGCGAGTGTGTTCGCTAAATACTTTCTTTAGTTTCTCCTTTGTTTTGCTTTCTACCGTTGTAATAACCCTGTTGGTGGTTTCTTTAATGGAAATCAACGAGGTGGCTCATTGTTACGAAAAGAAAGATGTGATTTATAAATGCAATGTTGCCCTGGTAGGTTTTGTTTGTTATTTTAATTATACTAATAGCTGTAGACAAAGTTCCTTCCTACTATACATGGCCATGGGATACCCGGCCCGGCCGGCCCGACCCGACCTGGCCCGAAAAAGCCTGACCTCACCCGGCCCGACCTTGCCCACGAGTTGGGCCTGGGCCTGAGGTATAGGCCCGACAGCTGGGCTGGACCGGGCTTGGCATATTTGCGATTTAGGGAAGGGCTTGGCCCAATGGCTCGAGACCCGGCGGGCTTTTCCACTGGTGGGTCGGGCCTGGGCCTGATATctaggcccgatggccgggcccgGCCCGTCCCAGCCCAACATATGGCCAGGTATACTTCTTGCCATTCTGTATTGGTAAATCTGACAAATTGTTATCTTGGTCTTCTAGAGAAGTGGCATATGCTGTTTTGCTTAATAttgttgggtcatctattttggaacggaggggctTTGGAAAGAGTAGGCTGGTGCATGGTATAGATAGTTTGCTTGAACTTTGGTGACGCAGTTGGAAACAGATTACTGGCGCTGGAATGAAAAAACGGCAGTCTTGTTTGGTTCAAGTATGCACCTGAGATCCGGAATTGTATCCCTTCACGGTGTTTGGTACAACTCAAGCACGCTGGTCGAATGAATAACCTGAAGCATTGCAATGCAAACAATTATGGTGGTTGGGTATCAAAATATGGGGTAATAAAACTGAAGTGGTTCTGCATTGAAATTTTACTCTCCGGCACAAATGAAATTGAAGCATACTGATTGGGTGAATGGGAAATACAAaatatttgcaaaaagaaaaaaagaactccATAAGTACACAACTCCCGGTGCCAATATTTGGAGCTTCAAGTTCAGTGTTTGAACATTAGGACACTAGAATATTTGGAGCATTGCGGCATCAGGACAAACATTTTATTTTCTTTAACAGCTTCAGCAGTAAAGAACAGTGACAATATTGAAGTGATCTTGCGGACGCGGAGGAAttgatcccgagctcatatgctcccgcatgaacagtaaaatcgaaaaaatatcgaaaaaaattcaaaaaattccaaattctttttgggagaaacattgacaaaagttctaagtgcctgcaaaaattcgtcatgaaatcacattcctagaaggcatgggcaaaaaaacaaaaacagtactctgaaaaagctactttcaaaagcattttgaagcactgaatttgttttttttttgccacgccttacaggaatgtgatttcatgatgaatttttgcaggcacttagaacttttgtcaatgtttctctcaaaaaaaatttggaattttttgaacttttttcgatattttttcgattttactgttcatgcgggagcatatgagctcgggatcaaaAGATGACTTTCGCGATCTTGCCAGTCTTCACCGCATCAAAAGAAAGCAAGTTCTCATGTCCTTATGTTGTTAGCACTAAATTCACGAAATTATTATAGTTCACAGAGAAACTCTCGGATTACATAGATGGTGTGCGGTACCACATGAACATCGAACATGATGACAGTCTCAAACATTAGGACACTACAAAATCTAAAAAACTCATAGGACAGTGGCTTATCCGAGGAAGTTTATGATCACCAGGTGGAGCACCAGATTGCACAGGACGAAATCTGCAAAGGCCCTTTCTGGAGGAAGATCCTGTACATAAATGTTTTGACATACAATGTTATGCTGGATTCCAAAGAACAGAGTATTGCAGCAGATTAAACGCTAACAATGAAACTAGAGTTACCTTGAATTCCTTGTTGTCCTTGTTGACTTGAATACGGAGGCACACTGCAAAAACGTAGACAATGACATATCATGCAGCCAAGGAAGGGTGGCCAGGATTGAGAGGGGCTTATGAAATTCTTACCAGCAAGCACTGCAGTTCCTATGCATGACAGGACACCTGAGAGGAACGAGTTGAAGGGAAATGACCCAACTACTCCCATGTAACCAACCTGGTTTGCCACATGAGGGAGCATTTCAGTAGTTTGCAAATGGATCGGGCCTTTTGTGATTATGGGTGAACAGAAGACTTATGGCTTATAAACTGATGACAAAGATAATGCTAGTCAGCAAAAGTACGTGCTTAAAGGAAACTTGCACCTGATCCTAATAATCTGGCCAGTACACACTATATCAAGCACACCACCTAGAAAACAATGGCTAACACTTGATCTGTCAAATCAAACATCAAGGGGCATACAAATGCTTAGCAATCCATGACATTTACACCTACACGAATTTGGTTGACAGATGGCTAGGTACTGGGCACAGCAGTTTTTTGCAGGCTGACACCCTGCTCCTTCAAAATTGAGAAATGCGGTATAGTAAGCAAACATGATACCGCCCTTCCTAGATTCTCATGCTATACTAGAACAAATCATTTCACAATATCGCAACCCTCTTTGTATCCTTGCTTTCTTGAAAAATGAAATTGTCAAGTAAGATTTAAACTTATCCATCCTAAATCACATATCTTTGGGAAAACGTGAAACATCCTAAATTACCTGAACAAGCGCAGTCACCATGGCAAAAAACACATACAGGTCAATGATCTGCAGAAATGTTAGAATAGGATCAGCAATCAGTTATTTGACAGTGGCCACTTGCGGCAACACGAGAGAGAATGGCAATTGCCTTGAGATTCGTGGGCGTGGCAGCATAGGCCTTGTTCAGGGACTGGATCAGGAGCTTGGCATCCCCGTCAGCCTTCGGCATCCTCACAAACCTTGCACCCTCAGAACGCTTGGAGCTAACCAGTAAGAAAGAAAAACAATTCGCAATCAGATTCTCTTGCACCGTAACAAGGCTGTCACAGCCTAGCAGCTCACACGCACGCGTTACGAATTTGGACATGTTTGTTTCCAGAATGGTGACGCAAACATAAACGCAAACGGTCAATGGTTTTACACCGCTACTGTGAATGAAAAAAAAGGGGGCAGAAGTCGAAATTTGTTTGGTTGCTAGGAAATGTAACGTCAATCAATACCTGAATTTGGTGCACGCCAATCCCTGGACTCACCGAATCATGAATCGACAAAAAGAGTCCAAACCATTAACTGGTAACCTATAGTTTTCTGACAAGATTAAAAGCTCGGAAGAAATCAAACAAGAAAAAACCGAGGACATGTTCGTTAACCAGGTTACAGtgggtttttcttttgttttttgggtTTTCCAACTGGTGATGGCATACATTACGGCGTCTGATTATCGTCTGAAAATCTAGAATTATGAAGGCACCGCATCAAGTAGAAACATCAACTACAGTACGTACATTCTAAAACTAGTCACTACGCACGCGCATGACGCATGGAATGGAGATCTAGGACTGGAGCGGCTCCTCAAGGAGGAGAGCAGCCTGGGATCCGGAGGGAgagaagggagaggaggaggcgcgggAGATCCCGACGGGACTCACCTCAAGCAGTGAGTGAAGCCGGCGCGGTGGGGATCGGATCGGGGGCCTCCACCGCCGGCGCTGCTGCGGCTACGGAGAAGAAGATCGGGGCGGGGGAGGGGGCGTCAGACTTGAGTTGGGCTCTACGCCACGGCTTGCCGTAGCGGAGTGTTCGTTCGTTAGCGGGCCGAGCCCACCAAACAATGTTGAGTCAGGTAAAACTGCGTAAAGATTCTAAAAACAAAAGGTAAAAATGCGTAAAGATTCTAAAAACAAAAGGaaaggtagaaataaaaaatagaCAGCCAATTGGGAAGGTTATCTTTAAACATTGTGCTCGTTCTTCAAATCAAGCGGCGCATGCGCTAGCTAGTTACTGTTTTTTTAGTAAGATTTGTAATTCATGGACTGATGAGCCCCGGCTTGTCTGATTTCCAAACTCGTAGACGATGTAATTCCTGTTTGAaatcaataaagctagccatgatggccttctttaaaaaaaatagacaGCCAAGAGGTGGATCTGGGGTGTCGAAAAGAGGGGGGCATGATTGCATGTCACTGAATCTCGGTCCTGATTTCACTGGAAAACAGGGCATAAACTTTAACCGGGTAAAAACCTCTTTATATTCTCAGACAATAATAATTCCATGACAAAAGGATGGTGCTCGCCAAACACAACACAACACAATGTACCCCTACTACAGTACTCTCTTGCACAAAAGAATTGAATAATGAATGTAGAATCCACACGCACACAAGTCCCCCTCCAAAGAATCCCCCCCAAAGCCTCATAATTTATCATCACTTTCTTCAGCACTTCTTGGCGAGGGCGCTCTTGGCCTTGTGCCGGAAGAGCCCCCGCTTCCTGCCGCGGGTCGCGTTCTCCACCGTGATCACCACCTTGCCGGCCTCCGCCGCGCGGAACGAGTTgcgcaccgcctcctcgccggcgcccaCCTTCCTGCCCTTGCTCACCACGATGGTGTAGGCGCCCTCGTCGGCCGGCACGAACTCCTCCGTGTACCTCACCTCCCACCCCAGCACCGTCACGTCCCACGTCAGCGTCGTGTCGCCCTGGATGAATGTCACAGACAAATTCAGTCGGTCAGTCATCAGCTCTGAACAAATTCAGCGTGGTGTAGCAAAATCACAAGTTTCTTTTCCATTTGTAATCACCTCGGCGGCCTCGATCTCGATGGTTTCGGTGGAGTTCGCCTTGACGACCACCTCGGCGATCTCGGCGTCGTGCTCGCCGGCGAACTCCGTGTCGCCGTCGCGCTTCAGCCCGCCGTACTTCACCGGGATGGCCTCGATCGGGATGTACTTGAGCAGCGTCTCGGTGACCTTTGAGGGGCGGGCGACGACCAGCTTGCTCTTGGTCCGCTGCGTCAGGAACGGGAAGAAGACGGTGGTGAAGGCGTAGTAGGAGAACGGCACGTTGATCAGGATCTGCAGCACGGCGGCGCCATGAAAATCCAGTCAGATCTCGAAGCAATTTCATGGCATGCTTGGGGGAATGAAATCGAAATGTTTTGGGCACTCACGTTCCTGGCGACGAGCTCGGGGTAGTTGTCCTGGAAGAGGTCGAGCACCTGCTTCATGGCGACGCGGAGGTCCTTCCTGGCGGGGCCGGGGGAGCCGCGGAGGTCCGTCACCTGCAGCAGCGACGCGGCGCCGCCGGGGCGGAAGTCGAGCTCGGCCACGTGGCGCTCCATGGCGCGCACCCGCCAGCGGAGGAACCGGGCCGGCTTCTTGCCGCCGTCGGTGCCCAGCGCGCTCCTGTACACGCCCTCGTCCGCGAACACGCCCAGCGCGTTGTAGCACACCGGGTGGCCCTCGCGGTCCGCGCCGTCGAGGACGCACGCGCCCTCCGGGAGCGCGTcgccctcgtcgtcgtcgccgtcggcggcggtggcggccaggCTCTTCCACTCCCGGCGCCACCGGAGCGTCCGGCGGAGCATGTCGAAGGCGGCGCCCGCCTTGAAGTCGCGCGCGCGGAGGAACTTGAGGAGGACCACGTCCGTGGCCTCGTCGCCCTTGCTCGGCAGCAGCGGCACGCCCCACAGCGCCACGTCCTTGTCGACGACGGCCGCCGCGACCggcgccgccttctcggcctcgaCGGCGGCGGTCTCCTCCTTCTCCGCGGCCGCCTCGGCCTCCGGCTCTTTCTTTTCTTCAGCCgcctcctcctgcttctcctcggccgccacggcctcctcctgcttctcctcggccgccacggcctcctcctgcttctcctcggCCGGCTCGGCCacggccacctcctccttggcTTCCTCCTCTTTCTTCTCCTCACCCGCTTCCACCgcatcctccttcttctcctcagcagCCACCTCCGGCTTCTTCtcgtcggccgccgcctcctccttcttctcctcggccttcttcttcttgccctCCTTCTTCTTACCCTCCTTCTTCTTGGGCTCCACCTTCGCCTTGACCTTGACGCTGGCGCTGTCGTCGTCGAACAGCTTGCCCTCGACGATGGCCTCCTCGACCTTGGCGCGGAGCTCGGCGAGCGCCTTCCGCTCGGCGTCCTTGAGGTCGCCCAGGCGGTTGCTCTCCTCCCTGAACGACATGTTCTTGGCCACGGCCACGGCGGCCGcgcccgcctccacctccaccttcgCACTCACCTCCTtcgccggcgccaccgcctccACAGCCCCgccggagacgacctccacgcccaTGCCGCCGGTCAGTCACTCAACAAGAAACCTCACAACGACGACAGACGCGAGCAAAGCAAAGAAGGCCGGAGATTCCTGTGCGGTGTCAGAGGCGAAGGTGGCTTTGGTGGTGGTGTGTggagcggggaggaagaagagagcgctATATAGCGGCACCGCGGCCTCGCAACGGCTACGGGGCGGGGGCCAGTGGGGTGGCGCCAGGTAGGACGGGCGAGCCGTTGGGTCGTCCGTCTTCGCTTTGCTTTGCTTTCTGCGGCGCAGGGCCAGGCGGGCCGGCCCATGCCAACGGCTACCTCCTTGCTAACCGCTTTTGTTTCTCTCGCGCGGCAGTGCTCCCTCGCTGCTGGCTACAGGCAGTCAGTAGAGAGGCCATGCTAgcctgtttttttttccttttttttttttgagaaagatGCTAGGCTGTTGTTTGTTGTTTGATTGATTCGCTTTTGTTTGTTGGGCCCGTACCTTTACTTGTTGCTATTATTAAATCTGACTGCCAGCTCGGCGTTTGACCTGACAGCAGGGCGTTCTTCTTCTTGCTTTATCTTTTTGATGAGGATATTTCTTGTTCTTGCTAGTCTAGGCCAAGTCACGGTATTGTTCACACACACAATATGAAATTTATGTCATTGCATTTAGTGGCGCATTGCTTATGGCGTCACAGCTAATTGCAAGCTGGAGGTTCCAAGGAACAGGTGCGCTCTGTCTGAGTTGGCCTATGATTTGAAGCAGGCGTCCGTTGTCCTAGGCCAAGTCATATGTTCATATTCTAAGATCATCGTGCATTCGGTGGTGCATTGCCTATGGCCTTTTTGCAAGCTGGAGAAATAAAAGAAGCGGTGGTTTTGATACCGACCAACCGATGCAcacttttttaaaatttatttgtgGTGAAGGAACAAGTACGCATTCGGTTGGCCCATACAGCTGCAGCAGCAGCTCCAGTAGGTCGTACCGCCGTTTGCCAAAAAAGAGTGGGCTGTACCCTGTACTACAGTAAAGCACAACCAAGCAGCCGACTGTTGAGCAAAGCAACAGCCAGCCATTGCCATTGCCAATCAGACACAGGACAGCCGTTGCCAATCAAACAGAACCAGCCTTGATTTTGGTCCAGCTGGCTGCCCATCAGAAACACCTAGCAAGACCAGCTCCAGCTAGCTGTTAACCAAGGGCCAGCCAGCGGCACAGGGACACAAGCACGAATGAACGGTGCAAAGTTAAGCGGGAAAGAAAAATGCTGGTTAATGATCTAATGATCATAGATTTTGGAAGCATTTGTCGTTC
Protein-coding regions in this window:
- the LOC123165626 gene encoding patellin-4, with protein sequence MGVEVVSGGAVEAVAPAKEVSAKVEVEAGAAAVAVAKNMSFREESNRLGDLKDAERKALAELRAKVEEAIVEGKLFDDDSASVKVKAKVEPKKKEGKKKEGKKKKAEEKKEEAAADEKKPEVAAEEKKEDAVEAGEEKKEEEAKEEVAVAEPAEEKQEEAVAAEEKQEEAVAAEEKQEEAAEEKKEPEAEAAAEKEETAAVEAEKAAPVAAAVVDKDVALWGVPLLPSKGDEATDVVLLKFLRARDFKAGAAFDMLRRTLRWRREWKSLAATAADGDDDEGDALPEGACVLDGADREGHPVCYNALGVFADEGVYRSALGTDGGKKPARFLRWRVRAMERHVAELDFRPGGAASLLQVTDLRGSPGPARKDLRVAMKQVLDLFQDNYPELVARNILINVPFSYYAFTTVFFPFLTQRTKSKLVVARPSKVTETLLKYIPIEAIPVKYGGLKRDGDTEFAGEHDAEIAEVVVKANSTETIEIEAAEGDTTLTWDVTVLGWEVRYTEEFVPADEGAYTIVVSKGRKVGAGEEAVRNSFRAAEAGKVVITVENATRGRKRGLFRHKAKSALAKKC
- the LOC123166133 gene encoding dolichyl-diphosphooligosaccharide--protein glycosyltransferase subunit DAD1, whose protein sequence is MPKADGDAKLLIQSLNKAYAATPTNLKIIDLYVFFAMVTALVQVGYMGVVGSFPFNSFLSGVLSCIGTAVLAVCLRIQVNKDNKEFKDLPPERAFADFVLCNLVLHLVIINFLG